One window from the genome of Pseudomonas frederiksbergensis encodes:
- the brnQ gene encoding branched-chain amino acid transport system II carrier protein, whose protein sequence is MKVLKGQDILALGFMTFALFVGAGNIIFPPIVGLQSGPHVWMAALGFLVTAVGLPVITVVALAKVGGAMDALSSPIGKIAGGLLAAVCYLAVGPLFATPRTATVSFEVGLAPLTGESPLALFLYSAVYFLLVFFISLYPGRLLDTVGRFLAPLKIIALAVLGIAAFALPAGDIGVATPEYVAAPFSQGFINGYLTMDTLGALVFGIVIVNAIRSRGVESPALITRYAIIAGLIAGVGLALVYISLFRLGSGSHEVAAGATNGAAVLHAYVQHTFGSLGSGFLAVLISLACLVTAVGLTCACAEYFSRVLPLSYKTLVVILAAFSLLVSNLGLTKLIAFSIPVLTAIYPPCIALVALSFCKDFWHEQGRIVGPVMLVSFLFGLIDALKGAGLADWMPTELAHLPLSEQGLAWLVPSVMTLVVAVVCDRLLGKRSEALA, encoded by the coding sequence ATGAAAGTGTTGAAAGGCCAGGACATCCTGGCGCTTGGTTTCATGACATTTGCCCTGTTCGTCGGGGCCGGCAATATCATCTTCCCGCCTATCGTCGGTTTGCAGTCCGGACCTCATGTCTGGATGGCGGCGCTGGGCTTCCTGGTCACCGCGGTCGGCTTGCCAGTGATTACCGTCGTTGCGCTGGCCAAGGTCGGCGGGGCGATGGATGCGTTAAGCAGCCCCATCGGCAAAATCGCCGGCGGGTTGCTGGCGGCGGTGTGCTATCTGGCTGTCGGTCCGCTGTTCGCCACGCCGCGTACCGCCACCGTGTCGTTCGAAGTCGGCCTGGCGCCGCTGACCGGCGAAAGCCCGCTGGCGCTGTTTCTCTACAGCGCGGTGTATTTCCTGCTGGTGTTCTTCATTTCGCTCTATCCGGGCCGCCTGTTGGATACCGTGGGACGCTTTCTCGCACCGTTGAAGATCATCGCCTTGGCCGTATTGGGCATCGCTGCGTTTGCCCTGCCAGCCGGTGATATCGGCGTGGCGACACCCGAGTACGTGGCGGCGCCGTTCTCCCAGGGCTTTATCAATGGTTACCTGACCATGGATACCCTTGGCGCCTTGGTGTTCGGCATCGTCATCGTCAACGCCATCCGCTCCCGTGGCGTCGAGTCGCCGGCCTTGATCACCCGTTACGCCATCATCGCCGGGCTGATTGCCGGGGTGGGCCTGGCGCTGGTCTACATCAGCCTGTTCCGCCTGGGGTCCGGGAGCCACGAAGTGGCGGCGGGCGCGACCAATGGCGCCGCCGTGTTGCACGCTTATGTACAGCACACCTTCGGCAGCCTGGGCAGCGGTTTCCTAGCGGTGTTGATTTCCCTGGCGTGCCTGGTGACTGCGGTCGGCCTGACCTGCGCTTGCGCCGAATACTTCAGCCGCGTCCTGCCGTTGTCCTACAAGACCTTGGTGGTGATCCTGGCGGCGTTCTCGCTGCTGGTGTCCAACCTGGGCCTGACCAAGTTGATCGCTTTCTCGATTCCGGTCCTCACCGCGATCTACCCGCCGTGCATTGCCCTGGTGGCCCTGAGCTTCTGCAAGGATTTCTGGCATGAGCAAGGGCGCATCGTCGGCCCGGTCATGCTGGTGTCGTTCCTGTTCGGCTTGATCGATGCCCTCAAGGGCGCCGGGTTGGCGGATTGGATGCCGACGGAACTGGCCCACCTGCCGCTCAGTGAACAGGGCCTGGCCTGGCTGGTGCCTTCGGTCATGACCCTGGTGGTCGCGGTGGTGTGTGATCGGTTGCTGGGCAAGCGGAGCGAAGCGTTGGCGTAA
- a CDS encoding DUF599 domain-containing protein, with amino-acid sequence MSFIQANLIHLLAAVWFIVCWAGYTRYASWKARDTACLASVMHLYREDWMRRMLLRDNRIADASVIGNLERNASFFASSTLIILAGILTVLGASDRAVSLLADLPLVQQASQGMAEVKLLCLALVFVYAFFTFSWCMRQYNFAAVLVGSAPMIGERHVSELERKAFASRAARVISMAANQFNFGLRAYYFGMTMLAWFVSPWLFMLMSAGVVFVLYQREFHSDVLDVMVYTPTEAPAPETVKETA; translated from the coding sequence ATGTCATTCATCCAAGCCAACCTGATCCATCTCCTGGCCGCGGTATGGTTCATTGTCTGCTGGGCCGGCTATACCCGTTACGCCTCCTGGAAAGCCCGCGACACGGCCTGCCTGGCCAGCGTGATGCACTTGTACCGTGAGGACTGGATGCGTCGCATGCTGCTGCGTGACAACCGAATCGCCGACGCCAGCGTGATCGGCAACCTGGAGCGCAATGCTTCGTTTTTCGCCTCCAGCACGCTGATCATCCTGGCCGGTATCCTGACGGTGCTGGGAGCATCCGATCGGGCGGTGTCGTTGCTGGCGGACCTGCCACTCGTGCAACAGGCCTCCCAAGGCATGGCGGAAGTGAAGCTGCTGTGCCTGGCGCTGGTGTTTGTCTATGCGTTCTTCACGTTCAGTTGGTGCATGCGCCAATACAATTTTGCGGCCGTCCTGGTGGGATCGGCGCCGATGATTGGCGAGCGGCACGTGTCCGAGCTGGAGCGCAAGGCCTTCGCTTCGCGGGCCGCGCGGGTTATTTCCATGGCGGCCAACCAGTTCAACTTCGGCCTGCGTGCTTATTACTTTGGAATGACCATGTTGGCCTGGTTCGTCAGCCCCTGGTTATTCATGTTGATGAGTGCCGGCGTGGTGTTTGTGTTGTATCAGCGCGAATTTCATTCGGACGTGCTGGACGTCATGGTCTATACACCTACCGAGGCGCCAGCGCCTGAAACCGTCAAGGAAACCGCCTGA
- a CDS encoding PaaI family thioesterase — translation MAEDPVFERAARFLSALRHCHVLGIKLHSASREGLTLELPFSPHIVGNPLTGIVHGGALTSLMDTACGMSTLCVLPQFEVCPTLDLRIDYMHAAMPNKAIYGFAQCYRVTPDVIFSRGFAYQDDPEHPIAHVVGTFMRLGDSARGIKRSGLTAAAQKP, via the coding sequence ATGGCTGAAGATCCCGTTTTTGAGCGTGCGGCCCGCTTCTTGTCGGCGCTCAGGCACTGTCATGTGCTGGGCATCAAACTGCACAGCGCCAGTCGCGAAGGGCTCACGCTGGAGCTGCCCTTTAGTCCGCATATTGTCGGCAATCCCCTGACGGGAATTGTCCACGGCGGAGCGCTGACTTCGTTGATGGATACTGCCTGCGGTATGTCGACCTTATGTGTGCTGCCGCAATTCGAAGTCTGCCCGACATTGGACCTGCGCATCGACTACATGCACGCTGCCATGCCCAACAAGGCCATTTATGGCTTCGCCCAATGTTATCGGGTCACGCCGGATGTGATTTTCAGCCGGGGATTTGCCTACCAGGACGATCCCGAGCACCCCATCGCCCATGTGGTGGGCACGTTCATGCGCCTGGGTGACAGCGCTCGGGGAATAAAGAGGAGTGGCCTGACGGCTGCCGCGCAAAAGCCATGA
- a CDS encoding PaaI family thioesterase, with the protein MTNMTEEHLRQACEQGDFAMLLASIPYAQLIGVECTRQGDELLFRLPANKDNIGNPLLPAIHGGVIAGFMELSAAVHLLIATRATGVPKIIDFSLDYLRAGQFRDTYAKCQVWRQGRRVANVAITAWQETEAEPIATARAHFKIPAPSRPTDT; encoded by the coding sequence ATGACCAATATGACCGAAGAGCACCTGCGCCAAGCCTGCGAGCAAGGCGACTTCGCGATGCTGCTGGCCTCGATTCCCTACGCGCAACTCATCGGAGTCGAATGCACGCGCCAGGGCGATGAGCTGCTGTTTCGCCTCCCGGCCAATAAGGACAACATTGGTAACCCTTTATTGCCCGCCATCCACGGTGGGGTCATCGCCGGTTTCATGGAGCTGTCGGCTGCGGTTCATTTGCTGATCGCCACTCGTGCGACCGGTGTGCCGAAAATCATCGATTTTTCCCTGGATTACCTGCGCGCCGGGCAGTTTCGCGACACCTATGCCAAATGCCAGGTCTGGCGCCAGGGGCGGCGCGTGGCCAACGTGGCCATTACCGCCTGGCAGGAAACCGAAGCCGAACCCATTGCAACGGCCCGGGCCCATTTCAAGATACCGGCCCCTTCCAGGCCGACCGACACTTGA
- the htpG gene encoding molecular chaperone HtpG, producing MSVETQKETLGFQTEVKQLLHLMIHSLYSNKEIFLRELISNASDAVDKLRFEALSKPELLEGGAELKIRVSFDKDAKTVTLEDNGIGMSRDEVITHLGTIAKSGTADFMKNLSGDQKKDSHLIGQFGVGFYSAFIVAEQVEVFSRRAGLAASEGVHWSSKGEGEFEVATVDKADRGTRIVLHLKSGEDEFADGWRLRNIIKKYSDHIALPIELPKEVTAAEGEEKPEVEWETVNRASALWTRPRTEVKDEEYQEFYKHIAHDYENPLSWSHNKVEGKLEYNSLLYVPARAPFDLYQREAPRGLKLYVQRVFVMDQAESFLPLYLRFIKGVVDSNDLSLNVSREILQKDPIIDSMKTALTKRVLDMLEKLAKNEPEQYKSFWKNFGQVMKEGPAEDFANKEKIAGLLRFASTQGEDGEQIVSLADYLARAKEGQDKIYYLTGETYAQVKNSPHLEVFRKKGIEVLLLTDRIDEWLMSYLNEFDGKSFVDVARGDLDLGNLDSEEDKKAAEEVAKSKEGLVERIKTALGEAVSEVRVSHRLTDSPAILAIGEQDLGLQMRQILEASGQKVPDSKPIFEFNPAHPLVEKLDSEQNEERFGDLSHILFDQAALAAGDSLKDPAAYVRRLNKLLVELSA from the coding sequence ATGAGCGTGGAAACTCAAAAGGAAACCCTGGGCTTCCAGACCGAGGTGAAGCAACTGCTGCACCTGATGATTCACTCGCTGTATTCGAATAAGGAAATTTTCCTTCGCGAGCTGATTTCGAACGCCTCCGACGCTGTCGACAAATTACGTTTCGAAGCGCTGTCCAAGCCAGAATTGCTGGAAGGCGGCGCCGAGCTGAAAATCCGTGTGAGCTTCGACAAGGACGCCAAGACCGTCACCCTCGAAGACAACGGCATCGGCATGAGCCGCGACGAGGTGATCACGCACCTGGGCACCATCGCCAAGTCCGGCACCGCCGATTTCATGAAGAACCTGTCCGGCGACCAAAAGAAAGATTCCCACCTGATCGGTCAGTTCGGCGTCGGTTTCTATTCGGCGTTCATCGTTGCCGAGCAGGTCGAAGTGTTCAGCCGCCGTGCCGGCCTCGCCGCGAGCGAAGGCGTGCACTGGTCGTCAAAGGGCGAGGGCGAGTTTGAAGTCGCCACTGTCGACAAGGCTGACCGCGGTACCCGCATTGTCCTGCACCTCAAGTCCGGCGAAGACGAGTTCGCCGATGGCTGGCGCCTGCGCAACATCATCAAGAAGTACTCCGACCACATCGCGCTGCCGATCGAGCTGCCGAAGGAAGTCACCGCTGCCGAAGGTGAAGAAAAGCCTGAAGTGGAATGGGAAACCGTCAACCGCGCCAGTGCCCTGTGGACCCGTCCGCGCACCGAGGTGAAGGACGAGGAATACCAGGAGTTCTACAAGCACATCGCCCATGATTACGAAAACCCGCTGAGCTGGAGCCATAACAAGGTCGAAGGCAAGCTGGAATACAATTCGCTGCTGTACGTGCCGGCCCGCGCGCCGTTCGACCTGTACCAGCGCGAAGCGCCACGCGGCCTGAAGTTGTATGTGCAGCGCGTGTTCGTGATGGACCAGGCCGAATCGTTCCTGCCGCTGTACCTGCGCTTCATCAAGGGTGTGGTGGATTCCAACGACCTGTCGCTGAACGTTTCGCGGGAAATCCTGCAGAAAGACCCGATCATCGATTCCATGAAGACAGCACTGACCAAGCGCGTGCTGGACATGCTGGAAAAACTGGCGAAGAACGAGCCAGAGCAGTACAAGAGCTTCTGGAAGAACTTTGGCCAGGTCATGAAGGAAGGCCCGGCCGAAGACTTCGCCAATAAAGAGAAGATCGCCGGCCTGCTGCGTTTTGCCTCGACCCAGGGCGAAGATGGCGAGCAAATCGTCAGCCTGGCCGACTACCTGGCTCGCGCCAAGGAAGGCCAGGACAAGATCTACTACCTGACCGGCGAAACTTATGCACAGGTCAAGAACAGCCCGCACCTGGAGGTCTTCCGCAAGAAAGGCATCGAAGTGCTGTTGCTGACGGATCGCATCGACGAGTGGCTGATGAGCTACCTCAACGAGTTCGACGGCAAGAGCTTCGTCGACGTGGCCCGTGGCGACCTGGACCTCGGTAACTTGGATTCGGAAGAAGACAAGAAAGCCGCCGAAGAAGTCGCCAAGAGCAAGGAAGGCCTGGTCGAGCGGATCAAGACTGCGTTGGGCGAAGCCGTCAGCGAAGTGCGGGTCTCGCATCGCTTGACCGATTCCCCGGCGATCCTGGCCATCGGCGAGCAGGACCTTGGCCTGCAAATGCGCCAGATCCTCGAAGCCAGCGGTCAGAAAGTCCCGGACTCCAAGCCGATCTTCGAATTCAACCCTGCCCACCCGCTGGTCGAGAAGCTCGACAGCGAGCAGAACGAAGAGCGTTTCGGCGACTTGTCGCACATTCTCTTCGACCAGGCGGCCCTGGCGGCCGGCGACAGCTTGAAAGACCCGGCGGCCTATGTCCGTCGCCTGAACAAGCTGTTGGTTGAACTGTCAGCTTAA
- a CDS encoding dienelactone hydrolase family protein produces the protein MSQITVRSVVYQLDGQTYESRLAFDTNQQGPRPGLLMAPNWMGVGAGAEEIARSVAANGYVVLIADLYGQTVRPTNADEAGAAMMPLKNDRALLRKRMQAAFEQLQSQGEAQVDVSNLATFGFCFGGCCALELARTGAPLKAAISFHGTLDTPDPADAQYIKGAVLVMHGASDPLVPKEQLPAFEDEMNAAGVDWQLLSYGGAVHSFTDPQANVPGKMMYNAKVAGRAFRAMHNLLDEVFKG, from the coding sequence ATGAGTCAGATTACGGTTCGTTCGGTGGTGTACCAGCTCGATGGCCAAACCTATGAAAGCCGCCTGGCCTTCGATACAAATCAGCAAGGCCCGCGCCCGGGGTTGCTGATGGCACCGAATTGGATGGGGGTAGGCGCGGGGGCCGAGGAAATCGCCCGGTCGGTGGCGGCGAACGGTTACGTGGTGCTGATTGCCGACTTGTATGGGCAGACGGTGCGCCCAACCAATGCCGACGAGGCCGGTGCGGCGATGATGCCGCTCAAGAATGACCGGGCCCTCTTGCGCAAGCGCATGCAGGCTGCGTTCGAGCAGTTGCAAAGCCAAGGCGAAGCGCAGGTTGACGTTTCAAACCTGGCCACGTTCGGCTTCTGTTTTGGTGGTTGCTGTGCCCTGGAACTGGCTCGCACCGGTGCACCGCTCAAGGCTGCGATTTCGTTCCACGGCACCCTGGATACGCCTGACCCGGCCGACGCCCAGTACATCAAGGGCGCGGTGTTGGTCATGCACGGCGCCTCCGACCCGTTGGTGCCGAAAGAGCAACTGCCGGCCTTCGAAGATGAAATGAACGCGGCTGGGGTGGATTGGCAATTGCTGAGCTACGGTGGCGCGGTGCATTCCTTTACCGACCCGCAGGCCAACGTGCCGGGCAAGATGATGTACAACGCCAAGGTCGCCGGGCGCGCGTTCCGCGCGATGCACAATTTGCTCGATGAAGTGTTCAAGGGTTGA
- a CDS encoding pirin family protein → MTAPLIVRPRAEDVEGQPILRPLPSAKCRSVGPFVFFDHMLQTSYAAGKGMNIRQHPHIGLSTLTYLFEGQIQHKDSLGSDQVVNAGDVSWMTAGSAIAHVERTPQALLERGFVMHGLQVWLASPQSQEEGPGHYSHHPASSLPVSENLGVIIRMIAGSGFCLESPVPVLSSTLYAELHLQTATTLLIPTEHAERALYVLSGEALLDGEPVETHSLVILPSDEEMTLFADSDCHAVLFGGAPLDGPRRMNWNFVSSDPARIDEARRRWAAGDWPTVPGESERIELP, encoded by the coding sequence ATGACCGCTCCCCTGATCGTTCGCCCCCGTGCAGAAGACGTGGAAGGCCAGCCGATTCTTCGACCACTGCCGTCCGCCAAATGCCGCAGCGTGGGACCTTTCGTGTTTTTCGATCACATGCTGCAGACGTCCTACGCGGCGGGTAAAGGCATGAACATTCGCCAGCATCCGCATATCGGCCTCTCCACCCTCACCTACCTGTTCGAAGGACAGATCCAGCACAAGGACAGCCTCGGCTCCGATCAGGTGGTAAACGCCGGAGACGTCAGCTGGATGACCGCTGGCAGCGCGATTGCCCATGTCGAGCGCACTCCACAAGCCTTGTTGGAGCGTGGATTTGTCATGCATGGGCTGCAAGTCTGGCTGGCTTCACCCCAATCCCAAGAAGAAGGCCCTGGGCACTATAGTCATCATCCGGCCAGCAGCCTCCCAGTCAGCGAGAACCTGGGCGTCATCATTCGCATGATCGCCGGGTCAGGCTTTTGCCTCGAATCGCCGGTTCCGGTGCTGTCCTCTACGTTGTATGCCGAACTTCACCTGCAAACCGCGACGACGCTGCTGATTCCCACCGAGCATGCGGAGCGGGCCCTGTATGTGCTGAGCGGCGAGGCGCTATTGGATGGGGAGCCGGTAGAAACCCACTCCTTGGTGATATTACCGAGCGACGAGGAAATGACACTGTTCGCCGATAGCGATTGCCATGCCGTGCTGTTCGGCGGTGCACCCCTGGACGGGCCACGGCGGATGAACTGGAATTTTGTTTCCAGCGACCCGGCCCGGATAGACGAAGCCCGCCGGCGCTGGGCGGCCGGGGATTGGCCAACCGTGCCCGGGGAAAGCGAGCGGATCGAACTGCCCTAG
- a CDS encoding amidohydrolase family protein codes for MLACLLAVTGSAAVAREYAYSDAHLHYVDFFQESAGMPKLLKAMADNRIEHVMISGVPVAKKWHEDEPKRPRYYAGDDADAYWYSATDVIVAAAVSKLPAEQRQHFHPFLSGFNPNDKNSDAHIQRMLDLYPGLWQGIGEVFTRHDDLTALTSGDTPRANNEAMTRIYHLAAENDLPVMLHSNITSKRERNPLYLAEIEEPLRNHPHTRFIWAHAGTSMEIHRHQTQLPFLLPTLTRMLESYPNLFIDLSWSMLTPYLLDETGKPRDEWLKLVERFPERFMVGSDVVGRFNKLGKELRSFDPFLDALPEDVARKVARDNFLAVLPRSVPR; via the coding sequence ATGCTCGCCTGTTTGCTGGCCGTTACCGGCAGCGCCGCCGTGGCTCGCGAATATGCCTACAGTGACGCGCACCTGCATTACGTCGATTTCTTCCAGGAAAGCGCCGGCATGCCTAAGCTCCTCAAGGCAATGGCGGACAATCGCATCGAGCACGTCATGATTTCCGGCGTGCCGGTGGCGAAGAAATGGCATGAAGACGAACCCAAGCGCCCGCGTTATTACGCCGGTGATGATGCGGATGCCTATTGGTACAGCGCCACCGATGTGATCGTTGCGGCGGCGGTATCCAAGCTCCCCGCCGAGCAACGCCAGCACTTCCATCCCTTCCTGTCGGGCTTCAACCCCAACGACAAGAACTCCGATGCGCATATCCAGCGCATGCTCGATCTCTATCCGGGGCTGTGGCAAGGCATCGGCGAAGTATTCACGCGTCATGACGACCTGACGGCGCTGACCTCCGGCGACACGCCGCGGGCCAACAACGAGGCCATGACGCGCATCTATCACCTGGCGGCGGAGAACGATCTGCCGGTAATGCTGCATTCCAACATCACCTCCAAGCGCGAAAGAAATCCGCTGTACCTGGCAGAAATCGAAGAACCGTTACGCAATCATCCACACACGCGGTTCATCTGGGCCCATGCAGGCACGAGCATGGAGATTCACCGACACCAGACACAGTTGCCCTTCCTGCTGCCTACCCTGACGCGGATGCTTGAGTCTTATCCCAATCTTTTCATCGACCTTTCCTGGAGCATGCTCACGCCGTATTTGCTGGATGAGACCGGCAAGCCCCGGGATGAGTGGCTAAAGCTGGTGGAGCGCTTCCCGGAGCGCTTCATGGTGGGGTCGGACGTGGTAGGACGATTCAACAAATTGGGTAAGGAATTGCGCAGCTTCGATCCGTTCCTCGATGCGTTGCCGGAAGACGTGGCGAGGAAAGTGGCGCGGGATAACTTCCTGGCAGTGTTGCCCCGTTCAGTCCCGCGTTGA
- a CDS encoding DUF3859 domain-containing protein: MHLTRSSALLALLLTCGLAQAEVRVEGPVEYGVFEGPQAELQSGERVLRRSNEQIRQTESVPAKLGTKFGMRYQLAGKVADDQPLTLLYFTPGIRTPDGVRHDKFEVIQKLVPGAPQDVMAYEFTESHEVVPGEWRFMVFQGDRLLTQQRFVVR, translated from the coding sequence ATGCACCTCACCCGTTCAAGCGCACTGCTCGCGCTGTTGTTGACCTGCGGCCTGGCCCAGGCGGAAGTTCGTGTCGAAGGCCCAGTGGAGTACGGTGTCTTTGAAGGGCCCCAAGCCGAGCTGCAATCGGGCGAGCGGGTCCTGCGTCGCAGCAATGAGCAGATCCGCCAGACCGAAAGTGTTCCGGCCAAGCTGGGCACCAAGTTCGGCATGCGCTACCAGTTGGCGGGCAAGGTCGCGGATGACCAGCCGTTGACCCTGTTGTACTTCACCCCCGGTATCCGCACCCCCGACGGCGTGCGCCACGACAAGTTCGAAGTCATTCAGAAATTGGTACCCGGTGCGCCTCAGGATGTCATGGCCTACGAATTCACCGAAAGCCACGAAGTGGTGCCGGGGGAGTGGCGGTTCATGGTGTTCCAGGGGGATCGGTTGTTGACGCAGCAGCGGTTTGTCGTGCGCTGA
- the fabB gene encoding beta-ketoacyl-ACP synthase I has protein sequence MRRVVITGLGIVSCLGNDKETVSANLRASRPGIRYNPEYAEMGLRSQVSGSIDLNLEELIDRKIYRFVGHAAAYAYLAMKDAIADSGLTDEQVSNVRTGLIAGSGGASTLNQMEALDILREKGVKRVGPYRVTRTMGSTVSACLATPFKIKGLNYSISSACATSAHCIGNAVEQIQMGKQDIVFAGGGEEEHWSQSFLFDAMGALSSKRNDTPQTASRAYDADRDGFVIAGGGGMVVVEELEHALARGAKIYAEIVGYGATSDGYDMVAPSGEGAVRCMQMAMSTVDTPIDYLNTHGTSTPVGDVAEMKGVREVFGDKAPAISSTKSLSGHSLGAAGVHEAIYCMLMMEGNFMAGSANIDELDPEVADLPILTKTRENATINTVMSNSFGFGGTNATLVMKRWQGK, from the coding sequence ATGCGCCGCGTCGTTATCACTGGTCTGGGCATCGTTTCGTGCCTGGGCAATGACAAAGAGACCGTCTCCGCTAACCTGCGTGCAAGTCGCCCTGGCATCCGGTACAACCCGGAATATGCCGAAATGGGTCTGCGTAGCCAGGTTTCCGGCTCCATTGACCTCAACCTCGAAGAGCTGATCGATCGCAAGATCTACCGTTTCGTCGGCCACGCGGCGGCTTATGCCTACCTGGCCATGAAGGACGCCATCGCTGATTCCGGCTTGACCGACGAACAGGTGTCCAACGTGCGCACCGGCCTGATCGCCGGTTCCGGCGGCGCGTCGACCCTGAACCAGATGGAAGCGCTGGACATCCTGCGCGAGAAAGGCGTCAAGCGCGTTGGTCCTTACCGCGTCACGCGGACCATGGGCAGCACCGTTTCGGCCTGCCTGGCCACGCCATTCAAGATCAAGGGCCTGAACTACTCGATCTCCTCCGCTTGCGCCACCAGTGCCCACTGCATTGGCAACGCTGTCGAGCAGATCCAGATGGGCAAGCAGGACATCGTCTTCGCCGGTGGCGGTGAAGAAGAGCACTGGAGCCAGTCGTTCCTGTTCGACGCAATGGGCGCCCTCTCCAGCAAACGCAACGACACCCCGCAAACCGCTTCCCGTGCCTACGACGCCGACCGTGACGGTTTCGTCATCGCTGGCGGTGGCGGCATGGTCGTGGTCGAAGAGCTGGAACACGCCCTGGCCCGTGGCGCGAAGATCTACGCGGAAATCGTCGGCTACGGCGCCACTTCCGACGGCTACGACATGGTTGCGCCAAGCGGCGAAGGTGCCGTGCGCTGCATGCAGATGGCCATGTCCACCGTCGACACACCTATCGACTACCTGAACACCCACGGCACCTCGACCCCGGTCGGCGACGTTGCGGAAATGAAAGGCGTGCGTGAAGTGTTCGGTGACAAGGCTCCGGCCATCAGCTCCACCAAGAGCCTGTCGGGTCACTCCCTGGGCGCCGCCGGCGTTCACGAAGCGATCTACTGCATGCTGATGATGGAAGGCAACTTCATGGCCGGCTCGGCCAACATCGACGAGCTGGATCCGGAAGTGGCCGACCTGCCGATCCTGACCAAGACTCGTGAAAACGCCACCATCAATACTGTAATGAGCAACAGCTTCGGCTTCGGTGGCACCAACGCCACCCTGGTGATGAAGCGCTGGCAGGGCAAGTAA
- the fabA gene encoding 3-hydroxyacyl-[acyl-carrier-protein] dehydratase FabA produces the protein MTKQNAFTREDLLRCSRGELFGPGNAQLPAPNMLMVDRITHISDEGGKYGKGELVAELDITPDLWFFACHFEGDPVMPGCLGLDAMWQLVGFFLGWQGLPGRGRALGSGEVKFFGQVLPTAKKITYNIHIKRVLKGKLNMAIADGSVAVDGREIYTAEGLRVGVFTSTDNF, from the coding sequence ATGACCAAACAAAACGCCTTTACTCGGGAAGATCTGCTGCGCTGCAGTCGCGGTGAGCTGTTCGGCCCAGGTAACGCGCAACTGCCCGCCCCGAACATGCTGATGGTGGATCGCATCACCCATATCAGCGACGAGGGTGGCAAGTACGGCAAAGGTGAATTGGTCGCCGAGCTGGATATCACTCCGGACCTGTGGTTCTTCGCCTGCCATTTCGAAGGCGATCCGGTAATGCCGGGCTGCCTGGGCCTGGACGCCATGTGGCAGCTGGTCGGTTTCTTCCTCGGCTGGCAAGGCCTGCCGGGTCGCGGTCGCGCCCTGGGTTCGGGCGAAGTGAAGTTCTTCGGTCAGGTCCTGCCGACCGCGAAGAAGATCACCTATAACATCCATATCAAACGCGTCCTCAAGGGCAAGCTGAACATGGCCATCGCCGATGGTTCGGTGGCTGTCGACGGTCGCGAGATCTACACCGCCGAAGGCCTTCGGGTCGGCGTTTTCACCTCCACTGACAACTTCTAA